Proteins from one Oncorhynchus tshawytscha isolate Ot180627B linkage group LG16, Otsh_v2.0, whole genome shotgun sequence genomic window:
- the LOC112247192 gene encoding DNA damage-inducible transcript 4 protein-like isoform X2, translating into MYFTFSHNNSLDDRFPSSPQEDLGSQRLSWGNLVQKLTVIKRINQRLADKDHRSWNSDTGSVTDMSMISESDSGLFYSPLEESLCAHIVKTIVESLSDATDTVLCCSKLVLPDPLLHNISRELLHLAASEPCGLKGALIDLCVEQGDQQGELCSVEQIAVDHNLVPTFHLTLVLRPEQLFLRLEMRSSGLFQNIAR; encoded by the exons ATGTACTTTACCTTTTCTCATAACAACTCACTGGACGACAGGTTCCCTTCCTCGCCACAGGAAGACCTGGGTTCTCAACGGTTGTCCTGGGGGAATCTGGTGCAGAAACTAACCGTAATCAAAAGGATCAATCAACGGTTGGCAGACAAAGATCATCGCAGTTGGAATAGTGACACTG GATCAGTCACAGACATGTCCATGATATCAGAGTCTGACAGTGGTCTCTTCTACAGTCCACTGGAGGAGTCTCTCTGTGCCCACATTGTAAAGACCATTGTCGAGAGCCTCTCAGACGCTACGGACACTGTCCTGTGCTGCTCCAAACTGGTCCTACCAGATCCTCTCCTGCACAACATCAGTCGGGAGCTTCTCCATCTGGCTGCTAGTGAGCCTTGCGGCCTCAAGGGGGCGCTCATTGACCTGTGTGTGGAGCAGGGGGACCAACAAGGAGAACTGTGTAGTGTGGAGCAGATAGCCGTTGACCATAACCTGGTTCCTACCTTCCATCTCACCCTCGTGCTACGGCCAGAG CAACTGTTCCTGAGGTTGGAGATGCGGTCTTCAGGTCTTTTCCAGAATATTGCTCGGTGA
- the LOC112247192 gene encoding DNA damage-inducible transcript 4 protein-like isoform X1 has product MYFTFSHNNSLDDRFPSSPQEDLGSQRLSWGNLVQKLTVIKRINQRLADKDHRSWNSDTGSVTDMSMISESDSGLFYSPLEESLCAHIVKTIVESLSDATDTVLCCSKLVLPDPLLHNISRELLHLAASEPCGLKGALIDLCVEQGDQQGELCSVEQIAVDHNLVPTFHLTLVLRPEVGGLWPKVQRLFGGRRAVSPQRQSGRHTLRLSTGFRAIKRKLYSSGELLVEEC; this is encoded by the exons ATGTACTTTACCTTTTCTCATAACAACTCACTGGACGACAGGTTCCCTTCCTCGCCACAGGAAGACCTGGGTTCTCAACGGTTGTCCTGGGGGAATCTGGTGCAGAAACTAACCGTAATCAAAAGGATCAATCAACGGTTGGCAGACAAAGATCATCGCAGTTGGAATAGTGACACTG GATCAGTCACAGACATGTCCATGATATCAGAGTCTGACAGTGGTCTCTTCTACAGTCCACTGGAGGAGTCTCTCTGTGCCCACATTGTAAAGACCATTGTCGAGAGCCTCTCAGACGCTACGGACACTGTCCTGTGCTGCTCCAAACTGGTCCTACCAGATCCTCTCCTGCACAACATCAGTCGGGAGCTTCTCCATCTGGCTGCTAGTGAGCCTTGCGGCCTCAAGGGGGCGCTCATTGACCTGTGTGTGGAGCAGGGGGACCAACAAGGAGAACTGTGTAGTGTGGAGCAGATAGCCGTTGACCATAACCTGGTTCCTACCTTCCATCTCACCCTCGTGCTACGGCCAGAGGTGGGTGGGTTGTGGCCCAAAGTGCAGAGGCTCTTTGGGGGCCGGAGGGCTGTGTCCCCCCAGAGGCAGAGTGGGAGACACACACTCAGGCTCAGTACAGGGTTCAGGGCTATCAAAAGAAAGCTATATAGTTCAGGAGAACTGCTCGTTGAAGAGTGCTGA